One window from the genome of Paraneptunicella aestuarii encodes:
- a CDS encoding hybrid sensor histidine kinase/response regulator, with amino-acid sequence MIKKTMNTTMPTWKIGVLVLLLLSMFTIVVLIYINLNWYLKYHDAKQDWFVKGNELITQVDLLAQIHHELDSYLYSRTHSLQQHEQSLNQHDSPAFLAKISALKEMLQTNAQRDALNTIELAFYVSPSEFTDERHEYLIDAFRFLNQQFSNAIAYQENQAKTFIAESDRNVRNTSFFVVLLALLGCCLAFVVRYLYLINEQLKSTLVQVDTLIDENPDVIFMVDYEGRIRRANNKVFNVFGYKPQELIGISVELFIPNEFRHRHEQLRSRFNQSDAGMAMGARRDLLAVTKSGEIIDVEISISRMPYLNQRMYCLTLRDVTQNRLKEEQLQHSRKMDSIGQLTAGVAHDFNNLLAVIAGNAQLIDEHNEDNHLYVSKISSAVQKAKELTQRLLAFGRKQLLSTSVVDVNQLLNDMENRLKRTVNDQTVIEMTLDKPLWLINIDPRQFSNVIMNLILNAKHALPKGGHILIVTQNISFASISPEDIKLDELRSASGNYVLIQVRDNGCGIPPEVLEKVFEPFFTTKGIGNGSGLGLSMVYGFVKQSKGHIVIDSEPDCGTTVSIYLPVAKQDKSDKKEDNAKANVPENKASDKKNSKLLVVEDDPEVRMIQCQILKIAGYDFDEAVDGEEAINLLKSHHYDLLFTDVMLPGALNGVDVANEARKLNPDIRILFATGYMQESDFASLDNQQQNDILHKPFRREELLGKINELLTSRIISG; translated from the coding sequence ATGATTAAAAAAACGATGAATACCACAATGCCAACATGGAAAATTGGCGTTTTAGTATTGTTGTTGCTGAGTATGTTTACTATTGTTGTGCTGATTTATATTAATTTGAATTGGTACTTGAAATATCACGATGCCAAACAGGATTGGTTTGTTAAAGGGAATGAGCTGATTACCCAGGTTGATTTACTGGCTCAAATTCACCATGAACTCGACTCCTACCTCTATTCCAGAACTCATTCTCTGCAACAGCACGAGCAATCATTAAATCAACATGATAGCCCTGCGTTTTTAGCTAAAATCTCTGCGCTAAAGGAAATGCTACAGACAAATGCACAGCGAGATGCGCTTAATACCATTGAGCTGGCGTTTTATGTTTCTCCCAGTGAATTTACTGATGAGCGACATGAATATTTAATTGATGCTTTCAGGTTTCTTAATCAGCAGTTCTCAAATGCAATCGCATATCAAGAAAATCAAGCGAAAACCTTTATTGCAGAAAGTGACAGAAATGTAAGGAATACCAGTTTTTTTGTCGTGCTATTAGCGTTACTTGGCTGTTGTCTGGCGTTTGTGGTGCGCTATTTGTATTTAATTAATGAGCAGTTGAAAAGTACGCTTGTCCAGGTAGATACATTGATCGATGAAAATCCAGACGTTATCTTTATGGTTGATTATGAAGGTCGTATCCGCCGCGCTAATAATAAGGTTTTTAATGTCTTTGGCTACAAACCTCAAGAGTTGATTGGCATATCCGTGGAACTTTTTATCCCGAATGAGTTTCGGCATCGTCATGAACAATTGCGCTCCCGTTTTAATCAAAGCGATGCGGGTATGGCGATGGGAGCAAGGCGAGACTTGCTGGCGGTGACCAAATCTGGAGAAATCATTGATGTTGAAATTAGTATTTCCAGAATGCCGTATCTAAATCAGCGAATGTATTGCTTAACATTGAGGGATGTCACCCAGAACAGATTAAAAGAAGAACAATTGCAGCATTCTCGTAAAATGGATTCTATTGGGCAACTCACAGCAGGAGTGGCTCATGACTTCAACAATCTGCTGGCCGTTATTGCAGGAAATGCACAATTAATTGATGAGCATAACGAAGATAATCATTTATACGTTAGCAAGATCTCATCAGCGGTTCAAAAAGCAAAAGAACTGACGCAACGTTTGTTGGCTTTTGGTCGTAAACAGTTACTCAGTACATCTGTAGTTGATGTAAATCAGTTGCTTAACGATATGGAGAACAGGCTTAAACGTACAGTAAATGACCAGACTGTTATAGAAATGACGTTAGATAAGCCATTATGGTTAATCAATATAGACCCTCGGCAATTTAGTAATGTCATTATGAATCTGATACTCAATGCCAAACATGCCTTGCCAAAGGGAGGCCATATCCTGATAGTGACTCAAAATATCAGTTTCGCTTCTATTAGCCCTGAAGATATCAAGCTGGATGAATTGCGAAGTGCCTCGGGAAACTACGTGCTAATTCAGGTTAGAGACAATGGTTGTGGTATTCCCCCCGAAGTGCTGGAAAAGGTTTTTGAACCTTTCTTTACTACAAAAGGGATTGGCAATGGTTCTGGGTTGGGCTTGAGCATGGTGTATGGATTTGTGAAACAGTCTAAAGGCCATATCGTTATTGATAGTGAGCCTGATTGTGGAACGACAGTGTCCATTTATTTGCCTGTAGCAAAGCAAGATAAAAGCGATAAAAAAGAAGATAATGCAAAGGCGAACGTACCCGAAAATAAGGCTTCTGATAAGAAGAACAGCAAATTGTTGGTTGTTGAGGATGATCCCGAAGTTCGCATGATACAGTGCCAGATCCTGAAAATTGCAGGCTATGATTTTGACGAAGCGGTTGACGGAGAAGAAGCGATTAATTTGCTGAAATCACATCATTACGATTTGTTATTTACCGACGTGATGTTGCCTGGAGCGCTCAATGGCGTTGATGTTGCCAATGAAGCAAGGAAATTGAATCCCGATATTCGTATTTTATTTGCAACCGGTTATATGCAAGAGAGTGATTTTGCATCCTTGGACAACCAACAACAGAACGATATTCTGCACAAACCTTTCCGTAGAGAAGAGCTATTAGGTAAAATCAATGAACTACTGACTTCAAGAATAATCTCGGGATAG
- a CDS encoding ABC transporter ATP-binding protein, whose translation MSLSNAIEIQNLIFTWDKINNPVLKIPEWNVAKGDHVFLFGPSGSGKSTLLNLLAGILVPDKGAVKILGESLSGMRANTRDKFRAKHIGVIFQQFNLLPYLSVLDNIRLGPYFSSKGTVDKHHLEHILDALELRNDDALLNHKAKNLSVGQQQRVAVARALVNRPEIIIADEPTSALDSNLRDQFIKLLFKTTEDTGSTIVFVSHDKSLASNFDTQVSLEQINKVAGKSEC comes from the coding sequence TTGAGTTTAAGCAACGCAATTGAGATCCAAAATCTTATCTTCACCTGGGATAAAATTAATAATCCAGTGCTGAAAATACCTGAATGGAATGTTGCCAAGGGAGATCATGTCTTTTTATTTGGCCCATCGGGGTCGGGTAAATCCACTCTGCTAAATCTATTAGCGGGTATTCTTGTGCCAGATAAAGGCGCTGTAAAGATACTGGGTGAAAGCTTATCAGGCATGCGCGCCAATACCAGAGACAAGTTTCGGGCTAAACACATCGGCGTTATCTTCCAACAGTTTAATTTGCTACCGTATCTTTCTGTGCTGGATAATATTCGCTTAGGCCCTTATTTTTCTTCCAAAGGGACAGTTGACAAGCATCATCTAGAGCATATTCTGGATGCCTTGGAGTTAAGAAATGACGACGCTTTACTGAATCACAAAGCTAAAAATCTCAGCGTGGGTCAACAGCAACGAGTTGCGGTTGCGCGGGCGTTGGTAAATCGACCGGAAATTATTATTGCAGATGAACCCACGTCGGCATTAGACAGTAATTTACGCGACCAGTTTATCAAGCTGTTATTCAAAACCACGGAAGATACCGGCAGCACTATTGTTTTTGTCAGTCACGATAAAAGTCTGGCGTCGAATTTTGATACTCAAGTAAGTTTGGAGCAGATAAATAAAGTAGCTGGAAAATCAGAATGTTAG
- a CDS encoding ABC transporter permease, translating into MLVQIAVSSLLARKFTVLLTVISISVSFFVLLGIDHMKTEMRQSFGRTVSGVDIIAGGRTSSVNLLLYSVFRIGNATNNISWQSYEELSKGRGVAWSIPVSLGDSHRGYRVLGTNNSYFEHYQYGNKQPLAFNSGQFFERVYDVVLGAGVAKTLGYSMGQSLTIAHGVGSTSFTQHEGHPFKITGILKPTGTPIDQTIHVTLAAINAIHESMGQHSHLTRRSSIKSEPDDHAHAHSENEHDEHDHNHQQSSTSASQASSPANPLIADITTHPESITAVMLGLTSKIATLGYLRTINEYKGEPLSAIMPGLALQELWQMMNMVENTLTLIAYLVLLAALFGMMTMLLASMRERQREIAILRAAGASALFVLVLIEAESMLIVILGMLLGFIALVGVLSLYQALLAEEFGLFVSAVPDLASSLGYALLVLLLSVILSFIPAWMSYRQSMINGLTVNY; encoded by the coding sequence ATGTTAGTACAAATAGCAGTATCAAGTTTGCTAGCAAGAAAATTTACAGTATTGCTAACGGTTATTTCAATTTCCGTTAGCTTTTTCGTTTTATTGGGCATTGACCATATGAAAACGGAAATGAGACAGAGCTTTGGTAGAACCGTGTCTGGCGTGGATATTATCGCTGGAGGGCGTACAAGCTCTGTGAATTTGCTTTTGTATTCGGTATTCCGCATTGGTAATGCCACTAATAATATTAGTTGGCAGAGCTATGAAGAGCTTTCTAAAGGAAGGGGAGTTGCCTGGAGCATTCCGGTTTCGTTAGGCGATTCTCATCGTGGCTATCGAGTGTTGGGAACCAATAATAGTTATTTTGAACATTACCAGTATGGCAATAAACAGCCTTTGGCATTTAACTCGGGGCAGTTTTTTGAGCGAGTTTATGATGTAGTGTTAGGTGCTGGTGTTGCTAAAACACTGGGCTATAGCATGGGACAATCTCTTACTATTGCTCATGGTGTTGGTAGTACCTCCTTTACCCAACATGAAGGCCATCCTTTTAAAATTACAGGGATATTAAAACCCACCGGCACCCCGATTGATCAAACAATCCATGTGACTCTGGCTGCGATTAATGCCATTCATGAATCTATGGGGCAGCATAGTCATTTAACGCGACGATCATCCATTAAATCTGAACCTGATGATCACGCCCATGCTCATTCCGAGAACGAACATGACGAGCACGACCATAACCATCAACAAAGCAGCACCTCAGCCTCACAAGCTTCTTCTCCAGCCAATCCATTGATAGCAGATATAACCACTCATCCTGAAAGTATTACTGCCGTCATGTTGGGGTTAACTTCTAAAATTGCCACGTTAGGCTACTTAAGAACCATTAATGAATATAAGGGCGAGCCGTTATCTGCCATTATGCCTGGGTTGGCTTTGCAAGAGCTTTGGCAAATGATGAACATGGTTGAGAATACCTTGACGCTTATCGCTTACCTTGTTTTGCTCGCCGCTCTGTTTGGCATGATGACCATGCTTCTGGCGTCAATGAGAGAAAGACAACGGGAAATTGCCATATTAAGAGCGGCAGGAGCCAGTGCATTGTTTGTTTTGGTGCTGATTGAAGCGGAGTCTATGTTGATTGTCATACTGGGTATGCTGTTGGGATTTATTGCCCTGGTTGGCGTATTGAGCTTATATCAAGCCCTGTTAGCCGAAGAGTTTGGTTTGTTTGTTTCGGCCGTCCCGGATTTGGCAAGCAGTTTAGGCTATGCGTTGTTGGTTTTGCTGTTAAGTGTCATCTTGTCATTTATTCCAGCCTGGATGTCTTATCGTCAATCCATGATCAATGGATTAACGGTGAATTACTAG
- a CDS encoding cation-translocating P-type ATPase, with product MQGLSTQEAQQRLQQYGVNKLPDKAPPSAPVIFIRQFKSPFIYVLLAAAIVSYFLGQTINSFFILLVLFLNAFIGTIQEFSAAKAAEALKNMVPFHASVYRDGTIVRLPTEELVPGDLVQLVSGDKVPADIHLTRSKNLIVDESMLTGESQPQQKAASDPLQYEQQGGQSAEYNSQDDSHPITERKDVVFAGTIVTHGRCEGIVTDTGVNTEIGHIAHDVTGTEDTKPPLLLRLEKFTVRITYSIVILIVILFLITLARGDDLSQVFLMGVALAVSAIPEGLPAAITVALAIGMRRMANKGVIVRKLVAVESLGSCTYIASDKTGTLTVNEMTIRQIATPDGKQYSVTGEGLDLHGEIKDESGQLANGDSGIKPLIIAGTLANESTLECVDGEWSGNGDHVDLAFLVACNKYGLDHRQILNSNQEISNIPYESENAYSASVRNVDGLPTLFIKGSVEKLLEFSTLAPDNTPLHKEAVTQQMQQMAKQGYRVMGLGYKPLQNDGMEPQQELCNIVFLGIVGMLDPLRPQVQEAIAQCREADIQVAMVTGDHPNTAQAIAKEMGLQQADQPLTGAQISALSALVDSPQKAMSEEEFDREVAKHHVFARVEPRQKKRLVDSLKHQGEFVAVTGDGVNDAPALHAAHVGVAMGKRGTDVARESSDLIITDDNFASIVEGVKQGRIVYNNIRKVVFLLISTGAAEITLFILSILMGLPLPLLPIQLLWLNLVTNGLQDVALAFEPEEGNELKRKPRHPDEPVFDRLMIERVIINAIVMGCLAFAVFKVQLSLGLSIEAARNITLLQMVLFENIHVFNSRSEHKSIFKQAFLGNPFLIFGMFAAQAVHIMALYTDGISDILQLQPVTFNQWVELLGIALILIIVDEVHKLWRKHRPL from the coding sequence ATGCAAGGATTATCAACCCAAGAAGCGCAACAACGGCTGCAGCAATACGGAGTGAATAAACTTCCGGACAAAGCGCCTCCGAGTGCGCCTGTTATTTTCATTCGTCAATTTAAAAGTCCTTTTATCTATGTTCTCTTAGCTGCTGCCATTGTGTCCTATTTTTTAGGGCAAACCATCAACAGCTTCTTTATTCTTCTGGTGCTATTTCTTAATGCGTTCATCGGCACCATACAAGAATTTTCTGCGGCGAAAGCAGCCGAAGCCCTGAAAAACATGGTTCCCTTTCATGCCTCTGTTTATCGGGATGGTACAATCGTCAGATTGCCAACTGAAGAGTTGGTTCCTGGGGATCTGGTTCAGTTGGTTTCAGGCGATAAGGTTCCCGCAGATATACACCTTACCCGTTCCAAAAACCTTATCGTCGATGAATCCATGTTAACGGGTGAATCTCAGCCTCAGCAAAAAGCCGCTAGCGATCCATTACAATACGAGCAGCAAGGCGGTCAATCTGCCGAATATAACTCGCAAGACGACAGTCATCCTATTACGGAAAGAAAAGACGTTGTTTTTGCAGGAACCATTGTCACTCATGGTCGATGCGAAGGGATTGTCACCGACACAGGTGTTAATACGGAAATTGGTCATATCGCCCATGACGTTACCGGAACCGAAGACACCAAACCCCCTTTGCTACTGAGGTTGGAGAAGTTTACCGTCAGGATCACCTACTCAATTGTTATCTTGATCGTCATTTTGTTTTTGATCACGCTAGCCAGAGGTGACGATTTATCTCAGGTCTTTCTTATGGGCGTGGCATTAGCTGTATCCGCCATTCCTGAAGGCTTGCCAGCGGCGATAACGGTCGCTCTGGCTATCGGCATGAGACGTATGGCAAACAAAGGCGTTATTGTTCGTAAATTGGTGGCTGTAGAGTCTTTGGGGTCATGCACTTACATTGCTTCAGATAAAACCGGAACCCTTACCGTTAATGAAATGACCATTCGTCAAATCGCAACACCGGATGGAAAGCAATATTCTGTTACTGGTGAAGGTTTGGATTTGCATGGTGAAATAAAGGATGAATCGGGTCAGCTGGCAAATGGCGACTCGGGTATCAAACCATTGATTATTGCAGGAACGCTGGCCAATGAGTCAACGCTGGAATGTGTGGATGGTGAATGGTCGGGTAACGGCGACCATGTCGATTTAGCCTTTTTGGTCGCTTGCAATAAATACGGACTGGATCATCGTCAAATCCTGAATAGCAATCAGGAAATATCCAATATTCCCTATGAATCGGAGAATGCCTATAGTGCCAGCGTTAGAAATGTGGATGGCCTACCCACCCTGTTTATAAAAGGTAGTGTAGAGAAGCTATTGGAGTTTTCAACGTTAGCGCCAGACAATACACCTTTGCATAAAGAAGCCGTTACACAGCAAATGCAGCAGATGGCAAAACAGGGATACCGGGTAATGGGGCTGGGCTATAAGCCACTTCAAAATGATGGCATGGAGCCACAACAAGAACTCTGCAATATTGTTTTTCTGGGAATTGTGGGCATGCTGGATCCTCTGCGACCACAGGTGCAAGAAGCCATCGCTCAATGCCGGGAAGCCGATATACAAGTTGCGATGGTGACTGGCGATCACCCCAATACCGCCCAAGCCATCGCCAAAGAAATGGGATTGCAGCAAGCCGACCAGCCTCTCACTGGCGCACAAATTAGTGCTTTATCAGCCTTGGTGGATAGCCCTCAAAAAGCCATGAGCGAAGAAGAGTTTGATCGGGAAGTCGCCAAACACCACGTCTTCGCTCGTGTTGAACCTCGCCAAAAGAAACGCTTGGTAGATTCATTGAAACATCAAGGTGAGTTTGTCGCGGTTACAGGAGATGGTGTGAATGATGCACCTGCCTTACATGCAGCCCACGTTGGCGTTGCCATGGGCAAACGAGGCACTGACGTAGCCCGGGAAAGTTCCGATTTAATCATCACCGATGACAATTTTGCTTCCATTGTCGAAGGCGTAAAACAAGGACGCATCGTTTATAACAACATACGTAAAGTCGTCTTCCTGCTGATTTCAACTGGTGCGGCAGAGATAACCCTGTTCATCCTGTCTATTTTAATGGGGCTTCCCCTACCGCTACTGCCCATACAATTGCTATGGCTGAATCTGGTCACAAACGGTTTGCAGGATGTGGCATTGGCTTTTGAACCGGAAGAAGGAAACGAACTCAAACGCAAGCCTCGCCACCCCGACGAGCCAGTCTTTGACCGTTTGATGATTGAGCGTGTGATTATTAATGCCATCGTGATGGGATGTTTAGCCTTTGCGGTATTTAAAGTGCAGTTATCGCTCGGGCTTTCTATTGAAGCAGCGCGTAACATCACTCTGCTGCAAATGGTGTTATTTGAAAATATTCACGTGTTTAATAGCCGCTCTGAACATAAATCCATTTTCAAGCAAGCCTTCCTGGGTAATCCATTTCTGATTTTCGGCATGTTCGCAGCCCAAGCGGTTCATATCATGGCTTTATATACCGATGGCATTAGCGATATATTGCAGTTGCAACCCGTCACTTTTAATCAATGGGTCGAGCTATTGGGTATTGCCTTGATACTGATTATAGTGGATGAAGTCCATAAACTATGGCGAAAACATAGGCCACTTTAA
- a CDS encoding hydrogenase maturation protease, translating to MEKRSKTNISQQDSQDDHNSMTNQNIASVDNCLIRIICLGNPLHGDDGFGFHVFQCLKQKALPENVELIDGRTAGLALLPLFKDCERVIVVDVVSNTEATNNEQIKAGEIVVIRELQENLEQSHLQFEHGGSLVELIAMLPVYQQSIPHIDFVGAVGQNDRFYDQTLGAKLLAQVNLVVDEVLALLLTGKNAP from the coding sequence ATGGAAAAACGGTCAAAGACCAATATTTCACAGCAAGATTCACAAGATGATCATAATTCAATGACAAATCAAAATATTGCCTCGGTAGACAATTGCCTGATCAGGATTATCTGTCTTGGAAATCCATTGCATGGCGATGATGGTTTTGGATTTCATGTCTTTCAGTGTTTAAAACAAAAAGCGCTTCCTGAGAATGTTGAGCTCATTGATGGTCGCACCGCAGGATTGGCATTATTGCCTCTGTTTAAGGACTGTGAGCGAGTCATTGTGGTTGATGTGGTATCCAATACCGAGGCTACCAATAACGAACAAATTAAAGCTGGAGAAATTGTCGTTATTCGTGAGTTACAAGAGAATCTGGAGCAATCCCATTTGCAATTTGAACATGGTGGTAGTCTGGTTGAACTCATTGCCATGTTACCTGTTTATCAGCAATCTATTCCCCATATTGATTTTGTTGGCGCTGTTGGCCAGAACGATCGATTCTATGATCAAACATTAGGAGCAAAGCTACTGGCTCAGGTTAATCTGGTGGTGGATGAGGTTTTAGCGTTGCTTTTGACTGGCAAAAACGCGCCATGA